The DNA segment AAATAAGGGACATGATGTAACAGGAATTGATTTTCACCCTGATCGACTACAAGAAGTCATTCAATTAGATGTAGATATCGTTTATATCGCTCTTCATGGCCGTTTTGGAGAAGATGGAAAGGTTCAAGCGTTATTGGATCTTTTAGGCATTCCTTACGTAGGATCAGGTGTTCAAGGATCAGCACTTGCTCTTGATAAGGCTAAATCAAAAATGTTCTTTGAAAAAGAAGGCACACGTGTTGCAAAAGAGCAGCTTTTAATGAAGCATACGTTTAACGAAGAAACATTTACGGCTGAGCTTGATTTTCCAATCGTTGTAAAACCTAACTTAGAAGGGTCAACCATTGGATTAACGATAGCTGAGGATGAGGCCACGCTTATGGCTGGCATTAAACAGGCCTTTGAGTTCGATGATACGATTATGCTTGAGGAATTTATTAGTGGGATCGAAGTGACGGTTGCTGTTCTTGGTGATAAAGGCGAAGAAAAAGCTCTGCCTGTTATCGAGATCGTGCCTAAAAACAAATACTATGACTATGAAGCGAAATATGCGGCAGGTGGTAGTGAACATATTATTCCTGCAAGACTAAGTGCTGAGCAAACGGCGTATGTACAAAAGCATGCTGTTCGTGCTCATCAGACTCTTGGTTGTGAGGTTTACTCTCGAGTTGACTTTATTGTACCTAAAGATGAAACGCAACTGCCTTGTATTCTTGAAGTGAATACATTACCTGGAATGACGCCAACGAGTCTTTTCCCGGACGCTTGCAAAGAAATTGATTTACCTTATGAAGAAATGGTTGAAACTCTATTACAGTTATCATTAAAAAAATAACGGTTAATCAATTTAAGCCTGTGAGACTTTAAATCTTGCAGGCTTATTTGCGTTTAATGAAACTGTCGAACATTCTTTTGATAGATTATCTAGAAAAAAACCTTAAAATGGTGGAAATCTAACACATTGTTCATTATAGTTAAGGGGAGAGGCTTGCTTGGTAGAAAGATACGCAAGCGATACACAGCTCAGAGGTGAAAGAAATGGATGATTATGACAAACAGATTGATCAGCTTGATGTACTAGGATCGACTCAAACGGTAATTAAACAAGCACTTACGAAGCTAGGATACCCTACTGAAATGTATGAGTTATTAAGTGAACCTTTACGTATGCTTACGGTTCGTATTCCAATCCGTATGGATGATGGTTCTACCAAAATCTTTACTGGATATAGAGCTCAGCATAATGACTCGGTGGGTCCAACAAAAGGTGGCGTACGGTTTCATCCTGACG comes from the Alkalihalobacillus sp. FSL W8-0930 genome and includes:
- a CDS encoding D-alanine--D-alanine ligase — translated: MKVAVLYGGISAEREVSLSSGKGIMEALKNKGHDVTGIDFHPDRLQEVIQLDVDIVYIALHGRFGEDGKVQALLDLLGIPYVGSGVQGSALALDKAKSKMFFEKEGTRVAKEQLLMKHTFNEETFTAELDFPIVVKPNLEGSTIGLTIAEDEATLMAGIKQAFEFDDTIMLEEFISGIEVTVAVLGDKGEEKALPVIEIVPKNKYYDYEAKYAAGGSEHIIPARLSAEQTAYVQKHAVRAHQTLGCEVYSRVDFIVPKDETQLPCILEVNTLPGMTPTSLFPDACKEIDLPYEEMVETLLQLSLKK